Genomic DNA from Salvia miltiorrhiza cultivar Shanhuang (shh) chromosome 1, IMPLAD_Smil_shh, whole genome shotgun sequence:
atttattttctatgatTTCCTTTGCACATATCACATGTATTCATCTATACAATAACTATTCATTTAAGATTCTTTAATTCGACGTTAcgtgattttaattaaaatttcaaatcgTGACAActcttttaaaatattgataGTTATTCTCAGGACAATATATAATAATCATTAATGAAGTATTTCAATCTCAATAAATACGGAGTATTTTTTAGGTTCTGCAAACCTTTATCATCCATACAACTCTTAACAAATCAACTTAGTCCAATTCACTAGACAATACAATATCACCATTATGATGTGATGTTTatcctattttatattatttcatttttctaaCTTTTTACCTATaccatgattttttttatttaactttttGTTGATTAaatcgcaaaaaaaaaaagtcactaTTTTCCAGATTTTTATAGTATTCGTGTTACATGTGTAGAAAAAAGTAATTGCAATTATATTATAGTCGTGAAACGTGGATGAATTAAAACACACTTTCAATAATATTTTGTCGGCAATGCATTTTAGACATTTGATGTGTGTGTGGGACAGTGAAAGAGCAAATTAATAGTCACTTTCGTGCAGAGCATTAGTCATAACAATGAGTGGGAACATCCCAAATTTAATTGCCttaattagttttcatatgtatttcaaatttgTTAAATAAATCTTGCTGTAGTTAAGTGTTAGTGTTacttgttagaaccgggtacacgatcgagatattacaaaatatttattttgagaaattacaattcaaaataattgaaaatattacaaagtaaataatttgagaaattacaactcaaataattcgatacaactgaaatacattgtataaataaattatacgtataaacaaagtcgagtcgagatgaatctcttcccgcaagaagattatcgccccggtagtgctcttcggtttggcgtatcttccccaaaggtaaaacgactacgtctcgtcggatgtagcaccacaatccggcgagctccggcgaacttaataggatcaagaactgagcacaagtgtttgcAGAGAGTGTGAGTgtaaatggcagaatgcagaaATTTGTTGGTGTTCGTGGGTTGtttctgcatgctctccacaagcctatttatagacatgtggtaagtatgaattcaatacattgaattccactccgacggctggaaggTTGAAGATGTGGCCGGTGGCAGCAACCATTGAAGAAACTCAGTTGCAAAAATGAAGTTGCCAAGCAGAAGTCGTAGCTGGcgtgcttctgctgctgcttcttcttctGCTGATGTGGGCTGGTGCTGGGCTTGGGAATTAAACTGTTTTGGGCCAATaataaattctgttgggccaataaataaaaagcccagtggagttggtccaaaaaatagtttgggccccaaacaccaccccaaagcaccaattgccaagatccaagtccttggccgcggcccgtacccgacccgcccgtccggcggcggcggctgcgacgtcgtcgtccgtccgtccatccgatcgatcgtcggcggcggcgcgcgtgtgtgtgtgcgcgcgaggctagtacttagatcaagcccactagcaagcccacaagtcaatttatcaactccatgtgctttgctattcttatacatgaaaaacatctctatgttttccaatgtgggataacataacaaatgttaatttccctcttcaacatccaaactttgacatacaatatctcactcatcggaaatcggttttgagacttcaagtatatcacgttgatctactcgagatgtagattaacatacaatcattattttaattaaataataaatatttaattaaataataatttccagatatggcattaaaaccatatttccaacaaatcccccacatgagtgagaaaacagtatgcgaaagtatgcaaacacttagctcagtcctcttaagatacaacattgcatttggagaggtagcttgtggctttgaacctgccatagtcaatattatcgagtataccggcggcctagtggattgtgttccttgaactagtcctcctcggtgtatactaagtcaacaatattgacacaatattgcttcaatccttattcgttctcacgtttgtgtccattacaggccttggaacacctctttggattcataagtgtttcaatcgaagcggccgcacttcacacttacataggtaactcttaactcaagtatcctgctatacttgtcctcttcgaggagttctagagtcattaaaagtcaaagacttaacctcaccacgtgcaggtttccgaacactcactgttctacaaggaataggcaattcgagtgttcaacacacggattttcatagcttagttgtcccattgaaccaagttcttgggatcctccagtcatcatggttgggttgccactatgattatccttaatttgtggacttcaaacccattccccctaacagtttatacatctgatctcgatggatactttttgtcaaaggatccgctatgttatcaattgatcttatataatcaattgagataactccactagtgatcaaatgtctcacggtattatgacgtcgacgaatatgtctcgacttaccgttatacaaatggttttgtgctcgtccgatagcagcttgactatcacaatgaattatcacggacgacacaggtttcgaccaacatggaatatcctcgaggaaatttttaagccactcggcctcttcaccagctttatccaaagctatgaattctgattccatggtcgatctagcaatacatgtttgcttcttagatttccaagacacagcaccaccccccacagtgaatacataaccgctcgttgaaaacgagtctttggcatcagatatccaatttgcatcacagtacccttcaagtacagagggttccctagtataatgaatcgcatagttttgagtatatttcaaatatctcaaaactctttcaagagctttccaatgttcattactagggttagctgtaaagctgcccaacttgttgaccgagcatgctatatcgggacgagtgcaatttgttagatacaacaagctcccaataatcttcgcatattctatcgcgtcaacaggttctcccttgtgtacactcaaatgcacactaggttcccatggtgtcttagctattggcttgtcaaaagcgttgaatttctttaacactttctcaacgtagtgagattgtgttatagtaataccatcaggtcttcttagaattttaattccaaggataacatcagctaagcccatatctttcatgctaaaatttttacttagcatgcctttggtttcttgaatcactcgggaattacttcccataatgagcatgtcatctacataaagacaaacaataacatatccgttattagaattcttaatgtagacacatttatcgcactcattgattctgaatccatttgacaacattacactgtcaaattttaaatgccattgaagcggtgcttgcttcaacccatataaagacctttgaagtttgcatactttgtgctcttgcccaggtactacaaacccttcaggttgcttcatatatatttcatcttccaactcgccatacaagaacgcagttttcacatccatttggtgaatctcgagattgtgcaaggcagcaatagcgagaagcatccgaatagatgttagtctggtcacaggtgaataggtatcgaagaaatcgtacccttctttctgcctgaaaccttgaacgacaagtcgggctttgtacttatctatagtaccatcagatttgtacttcttctttaggatccatttgcatcctagagctttacttccaggtggtagatccactaacacccaagtatgattctgcataatggaatcaatctcaatatcgatggcttctttccagagagctgcatctgagccagacatagcttctttaatcgtcaccggttcgccatctaacatcaagacaacataatccggtccatagacattagcttttctaactcgttccccacgtctcggttctacatccataggtttagaccttggtcttttcctattaggtggtacatgattagaacccgtggcatcatctacttgagtagaattactagctacttccataggtttagaacctgtagcatcaccatcaactccatcattagagttcgatgtacctttatccttgttaggatagatattttcaaagaatatagcattccttgattctatcgttgtcccaacatgtatatcaggtatctccgatctgtgcactataaaacgataggcactgctattaagtgcatgaccaatgaagatacaatctaccgttttaggtcctattgtaacttgctttggtaaaggcacttctaccttggctaaacacccccacactttgaggtatttatacgaaggtttccttcctttccatagctcatagggagttacatctttccctttgagtggaatcttgttcaagatatagttggccgttaagacagcttccccccacatgttctggggtaatcctgaactaatcaacaaggcattcatcatctccttaagagttcgattcttgcgttcagcaacgccgttagattgtggtgaataaggagccgtcgtttgatggattataccactttcgttgcataattcagtaaacggagctacatattctccacctctatcacttcgaaccatcttaattcgacatccaagttgattctcggcttcatttttgaagtttctaaaagcttcaatagcctcatctttacttttcaataagtaaaggtaacaatactttgtgcaatcgtctataaaggtgataaagtacttcttgccacctctagtttgcacgaactttaaatcacaaacatcggtgtgaataagttccaatggttgagtgctcctttttaccgatttaaacggtaacttagccattttggcttcaacacaaacttcacatttttcttgtgagttgtattcatcaacttttagtaaattcatttttactaatctctttatagcatttagattaacatgtccaagtctacaatgccataaatcagaacactcaatcaagtaagcagaagaagttgatgcatctttattgattttagccttggcaggcttacaagctcttacaccaagtttgaaaagtccttcggaggcatagcctttccctaggaactttccccacttgcgtattacaacatagtcagatttgaaaaacaattcaaaatccttattcgtaagcctagagcccgaaattaaattctttcggacagttggaacgtgtaatacgtctttcaatgtgatctccacgcccgacgtgagttgaagaatcacatctcccatgccaaggacttgggatgtccgttcgctagcctccattatcgttttgttttccacttctttgtagttgtggaacaactcacgatttatgcatatatggacggtagcgccggtgtccacgaaccaagcgttcgggttgtccacatgattcacctcggagatcatggcagcaaagtcatcgtggttccaatcgtcgaagtccttctcgacgttgttcacgttgccatttgctttcttccgctttggcttgcggcaatccttagccatgtgaccttttttgtcacaattataacatacaccatcaaactttgatggttgatgtccgccttgcttccctttacccttattattagggttagggcgaccacgtttgttggagggaccgcctttctcggcgagattggcctttgcctccatcggagcttttcccttttgatcacgacttctcacgtgatcctccatttgaagcttggataacaatatcggcacggacatctccgagcgctcatgcttcaaaaggttttgaaatttcctccaactaggaggtaatttctctatgatgattgcaacgagcaatgcatccgccaagggcatcccttcggcttgaacctcatgtgaaagattttggaactcttccacttggtccatcaatggtcgggagtcaaccattttatattccaaccatttggcaacgacatacttggtagtattcgccttgtccacttgatactttagatcaagggcctcccacaattgtttcgcggtttcatgaaccttgaaaacacggtagagccgttcgtccagagacatgagaacggtgttacggcacaagtagtcgccgcgacaccagttcaaatatccgacatgaatttcttggcttgtctccccttccccttcactcggggttggaggtttatcctccattaagaatccggcaaaccccacggttgtgaggtagaatagcatcttctcttgccaatatttgaagttcttgcctgagaacgttgatggtttctcggcaagaccaatagttctagatgttgacgaagaagcccccgttgatgcaaacgaggaaaatattgacgacgtggttgaaccgatggttgcagaggtggtggagccatccatatttacgtcggtgtgagccatttctcgaacgtgtatcaacggcagagaaataatcttcttgcgattgttagaaccgggtacacgatcgagatattacaaaatatttattttgagaaattacaactcaaaataattgaaaatattacaaagtaaataatttgagaaattacaactcaaataattcgatacaactgaaatacattgtataaataaattatacgtataaacaaagtcgagtcgagatgaatctcttcccgcaagaagattatcgccccggtagtgctcttcggtttggcgtatcttccccaaaggtaaaacgactacgtctcgtcggatgtagcaccacaatccggcgagctccggcgaacttaataggatcaagaactgagcacaagtgtttgcAGAGAGTGTGAGTgtaaatggcagaatgcagaaATTTGTTGGTGTTCGTGGGTTGtttctgcatgctctccacaagcctatttatagacatgtggtaagtatgaattcaatacattgaattccactccgacggctggaaggTTGAAGATGTGGCCGGTGGCAGCAGCCATTGAAGAAACTCAGTTGCAAAATGGTGCTGGGCTTGGGAATTAAACTGTTTTGGGCCAATaataaattctgttgggccaataaataaaaagcccagtggagttggtccaaaaaatagtttgggccccaaacaccaccccaaagatccaagtccttggccgcggcccgtacccgacccgcccgtccggcggcggcggccgtccgatcgatcggcggcggcgcgcgtgtgtgtgtgcgcgcgaggctagtacttagatcaagcccactagcaagcccacaagtcaatttatcaactccatgtgctttgctattcttatacatgaaaaacatctctatgttttccaatgtgggataacataacaaatgttaatttccctcttcaacatccaaactttgacatacaatatctcactcatcggaaatcggttttgagacttcaagtatatcacgttgatctactcgagatgtagattaacatacaatcattattttaattaaataataaatatttaattaaataataatttccagatatggcattaaaaccatatttccaacattaCTGTCAATCCGTAGTATCTCATTTTCCAAGCCAAAATTCTAAATAGTTAAATTAACATGGAAATTTTAATATAAGCGCCATTGTGATTAATTCTCGATTTCCCTTCCCTAAGTTAAAATGACAACAAAGAATCTTATCAGATTTTCATTAATGATGTGGACTTATAATAtccaataattttaaattaagtttcaATTGTAtacaattttatcaattttgaTATTCGATCAATTAATTTCATTAGTTTCATTGAAATAAATCTGATATTCCTATAAAAGAATAAATGTTACTAAACCGCAAGTACTCTTCTACAatttttttacttaattaaaatatatatgcaCATATTGGAACATAATATCATGAAATTAcagtccccaaggggacaccaagcggtgcgaccttctgtgtgtgaacagtgaggtcccgggttcaaaccccactgctccccctccccaactcccccaagtcaaaaaaaaaaaaaaatatatcatgaaattacacaaaatttattcttttttctacAGTAATTTATTCCTTCATCCATTGATATTCACTTGTGCAACTTCCATTGGTTTTGGTTCTGGTTCTTCACCCTTGCCCCCCGCATCTGTATTCAAAACATCACTTTTTCCTgcatacaattttttttctaaaaaaaaaaatctcagatttgaagtttaattttaaattcgatGACTACaattataacttataaggtatcaaaatttaaaaatactaaAACAAATAATGATGTGGTATATAAATATAGAAGATTTaaggaaaatataataaaatgtataCCGTTTTTGGAATGCTTATCTTCTTCGGATGATTCCTCAACGATAAAGGAGCAACAAGCAAAGTTTTTAGTGGACTTTTTACTATCTTTCTTGGCTTTAAACTTAGAGAAAGCCATGAAATTTACATTGCTTCCTTTCTTACCATCGCAAGACATGATTGCTAAATCTTTATTTTCCTGTAAATATATTGCTAGAGTTCACTAAAAAAAATCGTCAAAGTCTGCAACATGTAGGTAGAAAAATATACGTCTAAAGAGAGGTATAAAAATATAGGAATTCTAGTTAATGTTTATATACTCTATAAAAAAAGTTAATCTTAAATATGGATATTGGAAAGAATATTACTAAATCTTTTTCATTCAATATTCTTCACGAGAACAAGATAATAATTGTGAAATATATGGTCGACAGAATAAACGAGCCATTAAAAATAAgtgttaataggggaatctacccacttccataatatgtctatgaaaaatactcACCCCCTAGTAAGGGGGTGGGTACTTTTAATTCCACCCCATAAAATATTAGCACCATTAAATTGGTGTTAGATTCATCTTTCCATTTCATCTAATTTAGAATAGACCATAAATAAATGGGCCGCTATTGGGCTGATAATTCAAAGGGAAGGCCCACTAAGAGAATAGGTAATAGATTTCGAAATTATTATAGTTATTAGTTAATGTCGAATCGATCTCATAAACTTTCTTGCATTTTATGTCAAAAACATTTATTAATTTCTGTCTTGTCCTAAGATTGCTAAATCCATCTTTAATCTCGATATCCTTATCTCATGGTTAAATCTTTAAATACTAAGGCGTGATAAAATATTGTTATTAACTATGCATTGAATTTGAtcaatacaaaaataaaaattgacaaAATGATAGTTGAAGCGAGAACTAGACTATTTATGTGTGGTGGTATTAAATTGTTAATCCGCCATTCCTGAGATGGTTTGAGTAGAAATCAACATTTTTCATATTCGAAACTAAAATGTAACGCACTAAAGTAAATTGTAGTACATGGGTTTCCATATTCATCACATTCGATGGCTATTATGTTTATGAAGtccatttcttttttttattaatgcaGTTTATGAAGTCCATTCCATTCATTGATTACTTATTCATTCgaaatcatataaaaataaataaatatcctAAAATTATTTACTCATGAAAACTTATATTCCAAATCTCTTACTTATTACCATCAATTCCATATCCCCATCATATGAAAATGATTTACTAAACATATTAATGTCTAATTTCCAACTTATTtcataattaatattgtaaaatGATTGTAGCCATAGGTGATGAACGTATATGGTACAAGTAACTAGGACACGAAATGTAACTACTCACACCTAAATTTAGTCGATTTCAGGTATTCAAATTTGTATTTGGGGAGATATTTTGGTTACTTGTACAATCATCCACGAGTTGATTACATAAGTTATCGTAATATAGCCAAAAAAAACATCACTTATTTATTTCGAATTATCCACCTCTTTAGACTTAAAAATCAAACACTAAAATTTCTAGAATCAATTATCGAATATCATTCTTAAATCGCACTTCACATCAACAAATCTCAAAATTCACAATAATTTTCACTTTCCGAAACTCACAATTCAAGTTTTCTTTAAGCATTACAATTCACATTAATTATAAACTAgtacacttttatttaatttaattaatatttaataggTAGTTAAATCTATAATAGTTATACCTGTTGGTTAACGTAGCTGATAATAATTCATTAAAATTTCACTCTTGACAAATGCGATTAGCCCATATCCCCATAACTAACTACCTAAACCCAAATAACCAATAGTTATAGCCTAACGCTTAATTATGGCTGAGACAGAATCTAAGCTGAATTAGGCACAGATACATTATTCAAAGAGTGGCCAGTGTGAAtgcatttatttaataaataaatatacgtCATATCAACACTGATGGTTGCACGTGGACTAATAAAACACAACATTAAATAACGAATTTGTGAGTTGCGAAGAAGATGCAGAATTAATTAATACCATTCtgcaaaaaaaattgtttatcAAACGCGCCAGCATATGATAAATTCGAAATGCAAGAAAACAAAGCCTAACTTGTAATAAGGAAATGGGaaattttacaaaaaacaaaaataaaattatcaccATGATTCTTTTTTCTCAACAGAAAATGCAAGAATTCATCGATCCCATCACTAAAAACAATATTCCAAACCACAAATCTCACCATGATTCATTTGATCACAGGGATTCAACTAGACAGCACAATAAATTTCCCAAAAAATTGTCtccaaaaaccaaaaaattaaTGAGAAATGAATCGATTAGCCATATTTCCATTGGCTGATGATTTCATTTCTGCTGCCTATGCCCATCAAAAGGCCTAAACCAGAATTAATCCATCTTTGGGCTGCTTCTCATTCATCCAGCCACATACACGAATTCACACTCTGATTTCCAAtgcataatatatatacatgcaatttcttttatcttttttttttcttcttcttctaaagTTAATGATAATAATCCTATAAAAATGAGTTGTAAAATTAAGAAGTAAGAGTGCAGGTTCTGGGCTTGTTCTTGTCCAAAATAGACCACATAACCTGCACATCCTCGTACGCACAAGCCATGACTTCCCCTTGCAAATCCATGATACACTTTTCTTGTCTCCCTGCAAACGTTACACAATGATGGATTCATTAGCAAACAAACGAGTAACAGCAATGGTATGTTGTGGTTTGGGGTTTGTGGGGCAAGTACATATATAGTATAGGCGAATAGgaaggaaacaaaaaaagaagatgGAAGTACCTTGTTGGGACTTCTTGTCTCGAGGTTGGTTTTGGTTGAAGAAAGTACAAGCTTTTCTGAAAGGAGAAGTGATTGTTCGAACCCAGGAAGCCATTTTGGCTCTTCACCTCACGTTTTGGTGGGCTTTATATAAGAGGGTAAACTATAAGTATGCAGTGTGTAGCTCCAAGGCAAGGCAAGATCCGTAACATAAGCTGTGGGTTAATCATCATCTAATAATCAACCAATAATATATAAACCTACACAATTATGCGTAGCTGCAGCTTTGCACATGCCGCACGCTTCCCAAATGCCCCAACCATGCATGTGAACTGCCCCATACTTTGCTTTCTCTAAACGAGACGCCTTGTCATTTGTCAACCCGCCCCTAATTAGCTTCTCCTCTATCTACGCATCTACTATTCAAGCCCAGGATTATTCTTCAAAATATAACTCCACTTTTGATCTTATAGTCTGAATTTATAGCCATAGTCAAAATTTCCCGTCAATTGAGACTAAGTTTTTGTACATCATCCGATCCAGTTCAGGCCACCTAACTTTGTACTTTGATCTAACATCTAATCGGAAATGTGACTCCGTGTAATAAATTgaacaatgaaaatgaatacATGCTAGATTTATTTGAGCTGAAAATCATTGTAAAGTCAAATTTTGGACCACTTTTAAAATAAGGTTTTATCGGGTGTATGTAACATAAATTATACCCTAGGCTGGATTAGGGCCTCGAGGTGGGTGAAGGACATGCAGGGGAATGGAGCCAATGGGAGAGCATCAAGAGTACATTATCTAGAGGGATTGATTTAGAGCTTTTAAGTTATGTATGTGGATCAAAATTTCAGGACAAAAATTTAATCATAAACCGTACGAAGACACCATATATGTCTGCTAGTACTGTATAGAATCTATTTATAAGACTGCTGTAAACAGATCATAGTCCCAATCTTGACAACTCCTTTATTGTGGCGTTGttatgataattaaattctaaatttgCCAACAGCGATTCTGTTAAATTTTGATAGTATTCTTATATATTTGAACTTAGattagtaatttaatatataaatttaagatttatgGGATAAATTGTTGTTGCGAGTAGAAAATGTAGATGGGATCCGAATATTGCACATTGAAAGCTGAAAATAATACAAGTTGGGATGCACATGAGGATTCTATCTAGAGCACATGGCGGGAGTGATAATGCCCTAAACATGTCGGGCCTGCACAAAAAGATTCATCACATGGACGGTTTCATTTCTTTCACCCCAACTCTCCCTCACAAAAACAAAACTGCCACAAACTGAAAAACTAACCCAGGATATATCCGTTCAACCATTTCGGTTAAAACAAATCTACTTTCCATAAAAAGGAATCCAACTCAATGTACTTTTCATCGTTATTCCATTCCCCTTCCATTATTTATTATACTACCTTCTTCGAGGCCTCAATGAGGCAATCACCAAGTTTTTATTTTACCAAGTCTTGATCGATTTCCCATGTATATATTACAAGAAACCAGCAAACCCAAACTATGAACTCCAACGGCATATCATACTACAATACTATAGAATAGAATAAACGGAAAATGGCACAACTTTaataatagaaagaaaaaaatacaaactAGAGCTTCACATGTACGAAAATGGTTGTCACGACACTCTCCCTTACTCTCTTTGGCTATTACTGAACAGCAGCGCAGAAAGAAAACCAACAAAGCAAACAACTTAGGAATTTCCAAATGTTCATAGTTAATGAAACAAGGGAAACACATAGGTAGGGGATGAGTTGCAGAGTGGGCTCCTCTGCTTAGTCTTCGAggacttcttcttcttcatcctcgTACTCACCTTCATCGTCAGCAGTGGCTTCCTGGTACTGCTGGTACTCGGAGACGAGGTCGTTCATGTTGCTCTCAGCTTCGGTGAACTCCATCTCGTCCATGCCTTCGCCTGTGTACCAGTGCAAGAAAGCCTTTCTTCTGAACATAGCGGTGAACTGCTCGCTCACTCTCCTGAACATTTCTTGGATGGAGGTCGAGTTTCCAATGAACGTGGATGCCATCGAGAGGCCTCTTGGTGGGA
This window encodes:
- the LOC131004055 gene encoding uncharacterized protein LOC131004055; the protein is MASWVRTITSPFRKACTFFNQNQPRDKKSQQGRQEKCIMDLQGEVMACAYEDVQVMWSILDKNKPRTCTLTS